One window from the genome of Pyrobaculum ferrireducens encodes:
- a CDS encoding CBS domain-containing protein, translating into MEKIDVYIRRQPIYVTEGATVRDVVRLMASNNIGLVVVVDSGRRPVAVVSERDVIRALDRGVGMDEKAVNIGTRGPLLTAKRGDDVYKVVKAMRERGIRHVLILNDDGTLAGVVSIRDLIEDKALKAIGEKVWWPPPEE; encoded by the coding sequence ATGGAGAAGATAGATGTCTATATTCGGCGGCAACCTATATATGTCACGGAGGGTGCTACTGTGAGAGACGTTGTCAGACTCATGGCTAGTAACAACATAGGTCTCGTGGTGGTGGTAGACAGCGGGAGGAGGCCGGTTGCTGTGGTGTCTGAACGCGACGTGATCAGGGCTCTTGACCGGGGGGTGGGTATGGATGAGAAGGCTGTGAATATCGGAACGAGGGGGCCTCTCCTCACCGCGAAGAGGGGAGACGACGTGTATAAAGTGGTTAAGGCTATGAGGGAGAGGGGTATTAGACATGTGTTGATTTTAAACGACGACGGGACGCTGGCGGGAGTCGTGTCAATCCGAGACTTGATTGAGGACAAGGCGCTGAAGGCTATTGGGGAGAAGGTTTGGTGGCCCCCTCCGGAGGAGTGA
- the ppcA gene encoding phosphoenolpyruvate carboxylase, whose product MTPKLMCTQHPDTTVKITAAEEVDEALVGHTAYGCDEVMIDYEGKTTPYSQPKDITVKAKEADLPLGEKFFLTPRMPNPRLEEFERAMLTLEAAVLANYFSVKLMGRQAIRWVVLPMVADIDTLYLVYRMLQHKSRIYEQELGIKWEPIEIVPLVEDAHAQLKIEDMLASFMNKLEEKPQRIRLFLGKSDSAVKYGHIASALSIVLTLAKTPQIEERFGVRIHPILGMGSPPFRGGINNPQLAHLEVLQYSGYYTVTIQSAVRYDVSYNEYVNVKESLLAACCVRGVKAVDPELYQIITQASSNYRGVVAKYADKIVEVARLVPPTRDRVSWNVYGRSLTLHDRVVNMPRAIVYTSTWYAMGLPPILLDAPTVVELARGDKLDLLLRALPAYRKEVQYDAQFYDPAIAERYVGEDFVKIVNEALDYLDVRDRAAGTYLALLRMYRNESNIIAMAKYRKFLG is encoded by the coding sequence ATGACGCCTAAGCTCATGTGTACACAGCACCCGGACACCACGGTGAAGATCACCGCGGCCGAGGAGGTGGATGAGGCGTTGGTTGGCCACACCGCCTATGGATGCGACGAAGTTATGATAGACTACGAGGGGAAGACTACGCCCTACTCCCAGCCCAAGGACATAACGGTCAAGGCTAAGGAGGCCGACTTGCCTCTGGGGGAGAAGTTCTTTCTAACCCCCCGGATGCCTAACCCAAGGCTTGAGGAGTTTGAAAGAGCTATGCTGACCCTCGAGGCGGCCGTCCTCGCCAACTACTTCTCTGTGAAGCTGATGGGAAGACAGGCCATTAGGTGGGTGGTACTGCCCATGGTGGCTGATATAGACACGCTTTACCTTGTATACAGGATGTTGCAACACAAGTCGAGAATTTACGAACAGGAATTGGGTATCAAGTGGGAGCCTATAGAAATTGTGCCGCTGGTGGAGGACGCCCACGCCCAGCTGAAGATCGAGGACATGCTCGCCTCCTTTATGAATAAGCTGGAGGAGAAGCCGCAGAGGATCAGGCTGTTCCTGGGCAAGTCCGACTCAGCCGTCAAGTACGGCCACATAGCATCCGCGCTCTCCATAGTGTTGACCTTGGCAAAGACGCCGCAGATAGAGGAGAGGTTCGGCGTGAGGATACACCCCATTCTGGGGATGGGCTCCCCTCCCTTCCGCGGAGGTATAAACAACCCACAGCTGGCGCATTTAGAAGTGCTACAGTACTCTGGTTACTACACAGTAACTATCCAGTCGGCGGTTAGATACGACGTGTCTTATAACGAGTATGTAAATGTAAAGGAGTCGCTACTTGCCGCATGCTGTGTGAGGGGGGTCAAGGCTGTAGATCCGGAGCTTTACCAGATAATTACCCAAGCCAGCTCGAACTACCGGGGAGTAGTTGCGAAATATGCAGACAAGATCGTCGAGGTGGCGCGGCTCGTGCCCCCCACCCGCGACCGCGTCAGCTGGAACGTGTATGGCAGGAGCTTGACGTTGCACGACCGTGTGGTTAACATGCCTAGGGCTATTGTATACACCTCCACGTGGTACGCCATGGGGTTGCCCCCAATTCTGCTCGACGCGCCTACCGTGGTGGAGCTCGCGCGTGGGGATAAACTCGACCTCCTGCTGAGGGCGCTTCCTGCCTACCGGAAGGAGGTTCAGTACGATGCGCAGTTCTACGACCCCGCCATTGCGGAGCGCTACGTCGGCGAGGATTTTGTAAAAATTGTAAACGAGGCTCTTGACTACCTAGATGTTAGAGATAGAGCCGCCGGCACATACCTAGCGCTTCTGCGGATGTATAGAAATGAGTCAAATATAATAGCCATGGCTAAGTACCGCAAGTTCCTTGGCTAA